In Lycium ferocissimum isolate CSIRO_LF1 chromosome 3, AGI_CSIRO_Lferr_CH_V1, whole genome shotgun sequence, the genomic window TTGAATTCGCCTTTCAATCGGTAGTCCACAACATCAAGAATTTTCCCTTCTCTCAATTTATCCCACACCAAATCCTCTAGAACGAACTCCTCAGGTCTTGCCTTTTGTTCAATTGGCCTACGTCCACAGACAACCTCGAGTAAAAAAGCACCAAAGGCAAACACATCAGACGATGATGTGGCCCATCCTGTTCTTGATAATTCCGGTGAAAGGTACCCTAATGTACCTACCGCCCTAGTCGTGGACGGATTTGAACCATGGTCATATAATCTTGCTAGTCCAAAATCTCCAAGTTTACCGTTCAATTCACCATCTAGTAGCACATTACTAGCCTTAATGTCTCGATGTACCACGACTTGTTCATAACCTTCATGTAAGTACAATAAACCCGAAGCAATCCCTTTGATGATATTGAACCTTTGTTCCCAAGTTAACACAATTTTGGGTTGATCAAACAAAAATTTATCCAAGCTTCCGTTGGGCATAAATTCATATACTAGCAACAAATCACCACGACGTCTGCACCACCCTAACAATTGAACCAAATTCCTATGACGGAGTCTTCCAATGCTAGAAATTTCAGACACAAATTCTCGCAACCCTTGTTTAGATTCATGGGAAATGTGTTTTACAGCGATTTGTGTTTTTGATTTCCCTAAAATACCCTTGTAGACTTTGCCAAAGCCACCACGCCCGAGTAGTTCACTTTCCTTAAAACCTCTAGTAGCTTTCTTGAGTTCTTGATAAGAGTATCTATGAGGACCAATCTCAAGCTCCCAAGGCTCTAATCATCAGCATTCTTGAATCTCCATATTAAATAAATAGCAACCAATATCGCACTTAACGTGAAAACAACCGCTATAATTGATACAACTATAATTAATTCAGTGTGTTTCTTCTTAGGTCCAGGAAGTGATGGCAATGNNNNNNNNNNNNNNNNNNNNNNNNNNNNNNNNNNNNNNNNNNNNNNNNNNNNNNNNNNNNNNNNNNNNNNNNNNNNNNNNNNNNNNNNNNNNNNNNNNNNCGAATAATCCCCAAATCAATTAGATATCTATATTTTCTGTGTCCTTTCTCTAATTATGTGTGGACTCAACTGTTAGCCTGGCAAGGGATAAGTAGAGCACCCCAAGACTGGGAAGTAGAATTGgcatggatatcaagaagcacTAGGAAATCAGTGGAGGCTGAAATATTCAAAATGGTTGCTGCAGGCTGCATATATCACGTatggaaagaaaggaactaTAGAGTTTTTCAAGCCAAAACCAGGACTGTTGAACAAGTGATCAAGACTGTCATTTAGGAGGTCTGTTATAGAGGAAATGCACGAGTTGGGATTGAGCGAAGACTGAGAGCCATGAACTTTTACCATGTGTAATACTAGTCAATTGTGTATAGGTATTTGTTTGGCTATTTAGAGATAATTTAGACATCCTGACAGAGGCTGACACGGTACTCTTGTAAATCCAACTTCTTTTTTGCTTTGTAATTCTCATATTGGTAataaaatacttttatttttaccaaaaaaaaaaatgaaaggacgTGTCAAACGTTCCAAGAAGTTGCAAAATAAATAGGGTTATGAGAGGCAATTATCTTCAAATTGCCATCaacttatttaaaattatagtggTGCATTTTAATCCAACCGACTTTAGTAAATTGTGGAATACATATATTGTGATGATAAAACTGTAATAGTATTTGGGACTTTCTTTAATATGTAGGACTTTCAAGTCAATTAATAGTAGAATTTTTTAAGATGAAGAGatagtaaaaaaaaagtgactacCGGAAGATGTAAAGTTGTGAACAGAGGATGAATTAGAGATGAAAAGGTCCAAAGGTGCGATTCACAAAGAATTTTCATTGATAAATGTTTAGGGCATAATTTTATATATGCATAGTAGAAAAATACATTTAATGTACGTGCTTGTGTAGCTCTTTGTGTACATAGCTTTTGTACTCTAGGTAGAGACTAAAAGTAAGGATATATAGTAATATATCCTTACTTTTAGTCTCTACCTAAGTACAAAAGCTATGTACACAAGCTATAAGCTTCGTGCATTAAATGTTCTTTTACTATGCATATATAAATTCAATTGCTTGATTATATTAGCTAGGATCTTTGAAAGTCTAAAGGTAAGAGCGTGATAGTTAGATAGGTTATCGAAGGtgtattatttctattttaatAGTTTGTAAGGATTAAGTATtacttactatatatattaaaaacttgaaaagttagtattattattgaattatatatattgGAAATGTTAAATTTCTAATAACATCTTTTACCTCACTATTAAAATTAGTATctaataacatttttttaatgtaattacaagtaatATTACCCAACATTTTTGTTTTGTGATAATTGATAGGGGATAATGTACAAGTGCACATTTGTAGAGACtagttatattaaaagcatgaatataaattactaataataCTAATTCTATTAAACTCCCAATCAGCCATTACTATttactaatcttttttttttttttcctgaaaacCAATTAACTATCCTATTTCAACTAACCTACCTTATAACAGACTAACATTAAATTACTAATAATCCTAATTCTATTATAATGCCAATCAACGCTCACTactagtctttttttttttttttggtccctGGAAACTAATTAACAATCTTATTTCAAGTAACATACCTTATGACAAACTTTTAGAAcgactacaacaacaacatgcccagttggatcccacaacgtgagatctggggagggtaaattgtacgcagaccttacccccaccttggaaggtaggtaggctgtttccgaaagaccctcggctcaaaagaaaaacaaggaaaacaagggaaaagagtCAGATACGGACCAGCAAATCAAAACCAtgtgaaaatgagaaatagcaagagcaacgaagtcatgataaaataacaaagatagATAAGACCAACACAATGAAGCAGGATAAAAATATTCCTAGTACGAAAAAGGAAACCTCGCGGCCCCCCACTAGCCCTCTACCCTGATACTCGACCTCCACCCCCTCCTATCGccggtcatgtcctcggtaagctggagAAATGTCATGTCCTGccgaatcacctctccccaggCCTTCTTTGGCCTACCCTCCTCCCTCTTCTGTGAACACGCACCATCCTCTCACACCTTCTCATTGGCGCATCAACGCATCTCCGCTGCACGTGGCCGAACCACCTCAACCTCCCTTCCCGCATCTTATCCACCAGAGGGGCTACacccaccttatcccgaatcACTTCATTCCAAATCCTATCTCTCACAGTATGCCCGCACGTCCGTCTCGGCATTCGCGTCTCGGCTACCTTCGTCTTACGGACATGCGCTTTCTTAAGCCGCGGCATTCCGTCCCATACAACATAGCCGGTCTAACCACCGCTTTGTAGAACTTTCCCTTTAGAATAGTCGGCACCTTTTTATCACACAACACCCACGATGCGAGCTTCCATTTCATCCGTCCCGCTCCcgatacgatgtgtgacatcgtCGTTAATCTACGCCGATCCCTTGGATGATCAACCCCAGgtacttgaaactttctttcttcgggATGACCTGAGTATCCAGCTGCACGTCCTCGTCTTCTATTTGACTCCCAttactgaacttgcactctaagTACTCTGTCTTAGTCCTGCTCAACTTGAAACCCTTCGACTCCAGAGTCGTCAGCAACCTCCGGCCTCGCGTTAACACCGCACCTCGACTCGTCAATAAGCACAATGTCATGCAAACAACGCACCACGGTACCTACTCCCCTTGAATGTGGCTTGTCGAAGCGTCCGCGCAAACGGCAAACGATCCGGGCTAAGCGGCCCCTGGTGCAGGCCTATCGTAACTGGAAAGTGTTCTGAGTCACCTCCTACCGTCCTCACCCGGGTTttggctccatcatacatgtccttaatcACTCTAATGTATGCTACAGGAACACCTCTAGCTTCCACAGAAACTTTTAGAACGACTATTTACTAATAATCCTTTTTTAATACTAATAcccttttaaatttaaatattgaaCGATTTTACTACccttaattatttcattaatttgtGCAAGAACATACAAGGAAAGGTGTACAACTCGAATAGTACACATTAGGATAAAAAATTGTAGTAGTAGACTCGAGGTTAATTCACGATACTAATTGCTCTAATCATATTAGGAACCCAACTCACGTTCCTAATATTTGATCCTAATGCACACTATTCCCGGTATTATAAAAAGTCTCAATTAAAGGTTTAATTATATAAGAACTAAGAGACCTATTATCACATTACAGATTTTCCAGGTTCTCCAAATTCAGGATAAGAGATGTTTGAGGCAATAATCGGATAAAGGGACTTTTAAAGCTTGAATTTTATCAAGGTAACTTTGCCTTTATTTGCTTTTCAATTAGATCATCCATTTAGTGCTATGATATTAATATATTACTTTGATTGTTATTCCATCTTCTGATCATAATTATAGGAAACACATGAAGCATTAGGGAAGTTCGTGTATGCAGCAGCCATCACTGAATCCTATTTGACAAATATCAACTTGATTATATAATAAGACTTGTCATATTTTGATGAAGAATCCGTGATTGTAGGGcaatgattttattagcttaaaTTTAACCCTTTGTATTGATCTatatttttagttatttattggttgaaaattttgtattttgatCTTGACAAACTAAAGCTTGAATTATGCCGCCAActgcaattttatttttttgggcttttgCTAATATTGTTATAGATATTTCAACTTGGATTTTAGTGATTAGGCTTACATAATTTAAGGATGAAGTTGCTAGATGCACATTGTCAGGTGATAGCATGCAGGATTGAGGGGAAGATCGACTCCAAAAGACATGCAAAAAGTATTCAACAATATTTGTGAAGACAGggaaatatgaattgaaattgagagATTATCAAATTTGCATTAATCTTCTAAATCCGGATTAAAAGATTCATCTGTTTGAAGTGAAATTCAtctagggcctgtttggaaagccacctggcatttggaattggtgtaattactagggtagtaattacacagtctAGTAATTAAACAATAGTGTAATTACCACGACCCATTTATTtgtcataacataattatagtgtaattacaagcgtgttgtttggatgcacaagtgtaattacacagttagtttaatttaaaaataaaataaaattataaaaaatttaaaattaatatttaaaaattatttgcctttacaaatgatattaaattagttatttaataacactttttttcttgaaaatatattaattaataatcatatatttgtaactaatattgtaaaaaataattgatatatatttttcaaattaataatatttaattttaactaattataaaacttaaaagaagactttttttgagagaacatcatggattggatgtttgaccaaaaaataatatttataaatataatgccataacattattcaaatgtttgacgcaaaaaatccatcaaatgtaagtaaaaaataaacaacatgcaatgtgaaagcaaataacttaagattgaatatataacctaaattcaaaatccaaaagaaattttttaacataatactctaatgtcaaattccaacagtacataagtaagttccaacgtaatttaagtaaataattaaaaaaaaaagaagggaaaatataagtctataacctcattcaaaaacgaaattctactttaataagtcactcgttatatgtcaagtctgttaatgactcattctttccaatattaagaggtgtagtttcaaaaattagaataataacacggttatgctaaatgaataaaataaaataaaaatacgagAAATTACATGGAACTCCAAGAAGTAAAGggtgggaatgagaagaaaggaaatgaagaataaataatataaaaagaaaaatacattttaaaaaataaaaataatcaaaaagaaattaaaataatagaaataaaaatgaattaaaaataaaaagaaattaaaatgatagaaataaaaataaaaagaaattaaaataaataaaaaagaaacaaactaaaaaataaacCTGTAATTATAGGGTGTAATTGCACCCTATAATCTTATGTCCAAGATATTcaccagaaaaaagaaaatgtagtTTTTTTACGGCAAAGATTATCGAAAGGAATGCTTAACCTAAAATTTGGTTTTGCGATTATTGAGTTTATAAAATAAGGTCACAGACAAATAAATTATCGAATTTTAATCAATCTCTAGACGGTGGTCGCCACGTGTCAGCTTAATGGTCACTTAATCTCTAATATTGGATTGTCTTTGTCGTAACATGTCTTTTATAtggtaaaaaagaagaaaaagataaatactatGAACATCATTTCCAAGAAGTATTAAGTAGATATAATCTTATACTATCGTAATATTTAGGTAattcataaaataaatacatataattacaaataatatttttttactatGATTAAGATTTTCTGGGAATAACGTACAACTGCACGTTTATAGAGACTAGTCATACAAAATGCCTCTATTATTTCCTCTTAATGACTTTTTGTGATACTTAAGTAAAATTAAGTGactttttcattaaaaaaatagcttataaCTTTTATGATacttaaataaaatcaatattaaaaaaaaaattagtaaacTATTGTAATAAAGTAAAGCTAAAGGACCGGTGTGAAATCAAGTTTAAGATTGGTCATATGGAGAGTGGAGGTACGGGTGACTCAAGGGAGAGGCTAGTAAATCATTTGCTTTAGGCCTCCAAACTTTTAAGTCCCCAaaactttttaataatatattttataattcatttttgcTTAGATAATATTGAAGTTTGtaaaataaacaattaaaaattctttattaaacaataaataaaaaaagacttaatactttttacattataaatattttagatctttgaattaaattcattaaatCTTCATATTAGTAAATATAGTTTTATACAACAATAACCAAGGTAATGTAATGAAAACACATGCTTAACATCTTAATAacttgaattaattctttcaataTAAAGAATAATTCCAGCAGTCTCGTCATATACAACAATTCCTTTGAACATTTTGACTA contains:
- the LOC132048654 gene encoding LOW QUALITY PROTEIN: L-type lectin-domain containing receptor kinase S.4-like (The sequence of the model RefSeq protein was modified relative to this genomic sequence to represent the inferred CDS: inserted 1 base in 1 codon), translated to LPSLPGPKKKHTELIIVVSIIAVVFTLSAILVAIYLIWRFKNADXLEPWELEIGPHRYSYQELKKATRGFKESELLGRGGFGKVYKGILGKSKTQIAVKHISHESKQGLREFVSEISSIGRLRHRNLVQLLGWCRRRGDLLLVYEFMPNGSLDKFLFDQPKIVLTWEQRFNIIKGIASGLLYLHEGYEQVVVHRDIKASNVLLDGELNGKLGDFGLARLYDHGSNPSTTRAVGTLGYLSPELSRTGWATSSSDVFAFGAFLLEVVCGRRPIEQKARPEEFVLEDLVWDKLREGKILDVVDYRLKGEFNESEVLMVLKLGLMCSNNQPLARPSIRQVIRYLEGEIVMPEAPMARGSDDIEGLGFDENELWNSLGSTNSI